In the Jatrophihabitans endophyticus genome, one interval contains:
- a CDS encoding phosphoribosylaminoimidazolesuccinocarboxamide synthase has translation MTAPDAAPAVPGGLTHVHSGKVRDLYRTEDGRLIMLASDRISAFDFVLGTTIPDKGRILTAMSVWWFEQLADVVANHVLSLDDAAIPASWRGRALVCRQLEMLPVEAVARGYLTGSGLLDYRETGAVCGVALPAGLVDGDRLPRPIFTPATKAALGEHDENVSFAAVAGVVGEPTAAALREVTLRIYDVAAGIARERGIVLADTKFEFGRVPGSDDLVLGDEVLTPDSSRFWPADDWTPGRPQPSFDKQYVRNWLLGPESGWDRASGDAPPPLPDEVVAATRERYVEAYERLTGLRFADWP, from the coding sequence GTGACTGCACCCGATGCCGCGCCCGCCGTCCCCGGCGGCCTCACGCACGTCCACAGCGGCAAGGTCCGTGACCTCTACCGGACCGAGGACGGCCGGCTGATCATGCTCGCGAGCGACCGCATATCGGCCTTCGACTTCGTCCTCGGCACCACGATCCCCGACAAGGGTCGCATCCTGACCGCGATGTCGGTGTGGTGGTTCGAGCAGCTCGCCGACGTCGTCGCGAACCACGTGCTCAGTCTCGACGACGCCGCTATCCCCGCGTCCTGGCGCGGGCGGGCGCTCGTGTGCCGGCAGCTGGAGATGCTGCCGGTCGAGGCGGTCGCGCGCGGCTACCTGACCGGGTCGGGGCTCCTCGACTACCGCGAGACCGGCGCCGTGTGCGGCGTGGCGCTGCCGGCCGGGCTCGTCGACGGCGACCGACTGCCCCGGCCGATCTTCACCCCGGCGACCAAGGCCGCGCTGGGCGAGCACGACGAGAACGTGTCGTTCGCCGCTGTCGCGGGTGTGGTCGGCGAGCCGACGGCAGCGGCGCTGCGCGAGGTGACGCTGCGCATCTACGACGTCGCGGCGGGCATCGCCCGCGAGCGCGGCATCGTCCTCGCCGACACCAAGTTCGAGTTCGGCCGCGTGCCCGGCAGCGACGATCTCGTCCTGGGCGACGAGGTGCTCACGCCGGACTCCTCGCGGTTCTGGCCCGCCGACGACTGGACGCCGGGCCGTCCGCAGCCCAGCTTCGACAAGCAGTACGTCCGCAACTGGCTGCTCGGTCCCGAGTCGGGTTGGGACCGCGCCTCCGGTGACGCCCCGCCGCCCCTCCCCGACGAGGTCGTGGCCGCGACGCGCGAGCGCTACGTCGAGGCGTACGAGCGCTTGACGGGCCTGCGCTTCGCCGACTGGCCCTAG
- the egtA gene encoding ergothioneine biosynthesis glutamate--cysteine ligase EgtA, whose translation MTAHTASSTLRDDPLIDPADALAAARDHIVAAALTPSAGGRVGLELECHLIDLRRPGRRPEWDEVVAVAGSLPAMPSGSRVTLEPGGQIELSTPPTDDVASSVAALRADRQVLRDGLARAGFGAAPLGTDPARPVRRVNPSGRYVAMEQHFAAVDCADPGRAMMTGTAALQVNLDAGPEAEWAQRLSLVAALGPVLVAASAGSPYLAGESSGWHSMRQQIWHGIDHGRSDPITPGSEPAQAWASYALDAPVMLVRPADGGDDVHPVRQRVPFRDWLQGRAPIERRPTLADLDYHLTTLFPPVRPRGYVEIRCLDALPDRWWPALATLTAVLLDDPDAAAAAAELTRPVVGAWEAAARDGLRDPAIAAAVRGCVDVALVHCPDELRPELTALADLVAAGRTPSDELRERADRVGPLRLLEEEAHA comes from the coding sequence ATGACCGCTCACACCGCGTCGTCGACCCTGCGCGACGACCCACTCATCGACCCCGCCGACGCGCTCGCGGCCGCCCGCGACCACATCGTCGCCGCGGCGCTGACCCCGTCCGCGGGCGGCCGCGTCGGGCTCGAGCTCGAATGCCATCTGATCGACCTGCGCCGACCGGGGCGTCGGCCGGAGTGGGACGAGGTCGTCGCGGTCGCCGGGTCGTTGCCGGCGATGCCCTCGGGCAGCCGGGTGACGCTGGAGCCCGGCGGGCAGATCGAGCTGTCGACGCCCCCCACCGACGACGTGGCCTCGTCGGTCGCCGCCCTGCGCGCCGACCGGCAGGTGCTGCGCGACGGGCTGGCCCGCGCCGGCTTCGGTGCCGCGCCGCTGGGCACCGACCCCGCCCGTCCCGTCCGGCGGGTCAATCCCAGCGGCCGCTACGTCGCCATGGAGCAGCACTTCGCGGCCGTCGACTGCGCCGACCCCGGCCGGGCGATGATGACCGGCACGGCCGCCCTGCAGGTCAACCTCGACGCCGGCCCGGAGGCCGAATGGGCGCAGCGGCTGTCCCTCGTCGCCGCGCTGGGTCCGGTCCTCGTGGCCGCCTCGGCGGGGTCGCCCTACCTCGCCGGCGAGTCCTCGGGCTGGCACTCGATGCGCCAACAGATCTGGCACGGCATCGACCACGGCCGCAGCGACCCGATCACCCCCGGCAGCGAGCCGGCGCAGGCGTGGGCGTCGTACGCGCTCGACGCACCGGTCATGCTGGTGCGCCCCGCCGACGGCGGCGACGACGTGCACCCGGTACGGCAGCGGGTGCCGTTCCGGGACTGGCTGCAGGGCCGGGCACCGATCGAACGGCGACCCACCCTCGCCGATCTCGACTACCACCTGACGACGCTGTTCCCGCCCGTCCGGCCGCGGGGGTACGTCGAGATCCGCTGCCTGGACGCGCTGCCCGACCGGTGGTGGCCGGCACTCGCCACGCTGACCGCCGTCCTGCTCGACGACCCCGACGCGGCGGCGGCCGCGGCCGAACTGACCCGGCCCGTCGTCGGGGCGTGGGAGGCCGCCGCCCGCGACGGCCTGCGCGATCCCGCGATCGCGGCCGCGGTGCGCGGCTGCGTCGACGTGGCACTCGTGCACTGCCCGGACGAACTGCGCCCCGAACTGACCGCGCTCGCCGACCTCGTGGCCGCGGGGCGGACGCCGAGCGACGAGCTGCGCGAGCGCGCCGACCGGGTCGGCCCGCTGCGCCTGCTGGAGGAGGAAGCCCATGCGTGA
- a CDS encoding helix-turn-helix transcriptional regulator, whose protein sequence is MGEFGELTESDVALYRAVLEEPGRGVPDIAASLAVTSDDIDKSVARLVELGLLRHGDGDRLTGVSPMLAEATVLGAEDLELGARRAAVEQRRDTIRRLVPQWNSAFTSAVHEGVVDVISDQSAIANILMHYADRCEHELLSVAPGRLPATRMDGRTRVANVYSARRGIKTRALYQHTALRDRATRSYLNELAQNGATIRFAPSVPGRSLVVDRSVALLPIPTDDPGRHGLAVVRERNVIAWVVATFEQLWSEASPLEDVINRQHDDTELDQTRAAILRLMAEGEKDEAISRRLAISVRTCRRHIADYMAQVGATSRFQAGVIAARAGHTDSPTQS, encoded by the coding sequence ATGGGCGAATTCGGTGAACTGACCGAATCCGACGTCGCCCTGTACCGCGCGGTGCTCGAGGAGCCGGGTCGCGGGGTCCCCGACATCGCCGCATCGTTGGCGGTCACCTCGGACGACATCGACAAGTCGGTCGCGCGTCTCGTCGAGCTCGGCCTGCTCCGCCACGGCGACGGCGACCGTCTCACCGGGGTCAGCCCCATGCTGGCCGAGGCCACCGTGCTCGGCGCCGAGGACCTCGAGCTCGGCGCGCGCCGGGCGGCGGTCGAGCAGCGTCGCGACACGATCCGGCGCCTCGTCCCGCAATGGAACTCGGCCTTCACCAGCGCGGTGCACGAGGGCGTCGTCGACGTGATCAGCGACCAGAGCGCGATCGCGAACATCCTCATGCACTACGCGGACCGCTGCGAGCACGAGCTGCTCTCCGTCGCCCCCGGGCGGCTGCCCGCCACGCGCATGGACGGCCGGACCCGCGTCGCGAACGTGTACTCGGCGCGCCGCGGCATCAAGACCCGGGCGCTGTACCAGCACACGGCGCTGCGCGACCGGGCCACGCGCTCCTACCTGAACGAGCTGGCGCAGAACGGCGCCACCATCCGGTTCGCGCCGTCGGTCCCCGGTCGCAGCCTCGTCGTCGACCGGTCGGTCGCGCTGCTGCCCATCCCCACCGACGACCCCGGCCGGCACGGGCTCGCGGTCGTGCGCGAGCGCAACGTGATCGCATGGGTCGTCGCCACCTTCGAGCAGCTGTGGTCCGAGGCGTCGCCGCTCGAGGACGTCATCAACCGCCAGCACGACGACACCGAGCTCGACCAGACCCGGGCGGCGATCCTGCGGTTGATGGCCGAGGGCGAGAAGGACGAGGCGATCTCGCGCCGGCTGGCGATCTCGGTGCGGACCTGCCGGCGGCACATCGCCGACTACATGGCGCAGGTCGGGGCGACGAGCCGGTTCCAGGCCGGGGTCATCGCCGCACGGGCCGGCCACACCGATTCCCCGACGCAGTCCTGA
- a CDS encoding NADPH-dependent FMN reductase, with amino-acid sequence MKLLVIIASTRPGRIGKPIGDWFADRASQHGGFEVEVADLAEIALPLHDEPAHPMTGKYEHQHTKDWSARVDAADAVVMVTPEYNYAFNAALKNAIDYLNREWRYKPVGFVSYGGVSGGMRAVQMLKQVVTAVRMVPVGDTVLIPMARTMLGDGGFEPTDVVAQSADVMLDELVKLAEPLAGVRAAS; translated from the coding sequence ATGAAGTTGCTGGTCATCATCGCGAGCACACGTCCCGGCCGGATCGGCAAGCCGATCGGCGACTGGTTCGCCGATCGCGCGTCGCAGCACGGCGGCTTCGAGGTCGAGGTCGCCGACCTGGCCGAGATCGCGCTGCCGCTGCACGACGAGCCGGCCCACCCGATGACCGGCAAGTACGAGCATCAGCACACGAAGGACTGGAGTGCGCGGGTCGACGCCGCCGACGCGGTGGTGATGGTGACGCCGGAGTACAACTACGCGTTCAACGCGGCGCTGAAGAACGCGATCGACTACCTCAACCGCGAGTGGCGCTACAAGCCCGTGGGCTTCGTCAGCTACGGCGGCGTCTCCGGCGGCATGCGGGCGGTGCAGATGCTCAAGCAGGTCGTCACCGCGGTGCGCATGGTGCCCGTCGGCGACACCGTGCTGATCCCGATGGCGCGCACGATGCTCGGCGACGGGGGATTCGAGCCCACCGACGTCGTCGCGCAGTCCGCCGATGTGATGCTCGACGAACTGGTCAAGCTCGCGGAACCGCTGGCCGGCGTCCGCGCCGCGAGCTGA
- a CDS encoding outer membrane protein assembly factor BamB family protein, with product MSERSGTGGRAGVTRTVSFGFGVGLLLAGTVVLVVGGWGVADDLVSPSPGRGSAQALIVLTWLAIAALLGCVVLAHRGVAGSRRWLAPTVLLVVCTTLTALLALGAAVVGALGLRSQHDLGFPGAQTLLVAVGGLATGIGALLLFAGFPPRLGRPRPFAVVGGAVGVALVAATSVPLSSSASGWTVDATTAASTTAPAAPSAVARQAWAFTVHGQVQEVVAAGTGVAVLTARGVTAVDGRTGKERWHYERSGAQAVRLAATPDRTVVLVGFDLGGGVQRLFGLDAVSGRVRFALRTKGNDGLLGPSRLQVTDTTLLGSNGAQGSDDEGYEARSLRTGRRSWTYRAPSGCVLHQGLNSARALPAGLVVFLLCGAGEGPANATVQLLDGATGHVRWHHTTRLPSRLDLVTTVSSGGDLVYAAYVEGAHSRSVLLDTATGAVVRGFAVDSTTAPIVAHDATTGAGRGLRDIRTRRVLLPPGPPANCASAELGAVLARSVVCAERAPTAGADEKGIVQVRTADYGSARFQHTITVRLGGPFPKRTSVTEPARLVAAPGAVVLADTASVGANGTSVVVGLR from the coding sequence GTGTCCGAGCGTAGCGGGACCGGCGGACGGGCCGGGGTCACGAGGACGGTGTCGTTCGGATTCGGGGTGGGCCTGTTGCTCGCCGGCACCGTGGTGCTGGTCGTGGGCGGCTGGGGTGTGGCCGACGATCTCGTCTCCCCGTCGCCGGGCCGTGGGTCGGCGCAGGCCCTGATCGTGTTGACGTGGCTCGCGATCGCAGCGTTGCTCGGCTGTGTCGTGCTCGCACATCGGGGTGTGGCAGGTTCGCGCCGCTGGCTGGCACCGACCGTCCTGCTGGTGGTCTGCACGACCTTGACCGCCCTGCTGGCCCTGGGGGCGGCGGTCGTGGGTGCCCTCGGACTGCGGTCACAGCACGACCTGGGATTCCCGGGCGCGCAGACACTCCTGGTCGCGGTCGGTGGCCTGGCCACCGGCATCGGTGCCCTGCTGCTGTTCGCGGGGTTCCCGCCCCGCCTGGGTCGTCCCCGCCCGTTCGCCGTCGTCGGCGGAGCCGTCGGCGTCGCGCTCGTGGCGGCGACCAGCGTTCCGTTGTCGTCGAGCGCGAGCGGGTGGACGGTCGACGCGACGACCGCTGCCTCCACCACCGCGCCGGCGGCGCCGTCGGCGGTGGCCAGGCAGGCGTGGGCCTTCACCGTGCACGGGCAGGTCCAGGAGGTCGTGGCGGCCGGCACCGGCGTGGCCGTGCTGACCGCACGCGGCGTCACCGCCGTCGACGGGAGGACGGGCAAGGAACGCTGGCACTACGAACGGTCGGGCGCGCAGGCCGTCCGGCTCGCCGCCACGCCCGACCGCACCGTCGTGCTCGTCGGCTTCGACCTCGGCGGCGGCGTCCAGCGGCTGTTCGGGCTCGATGCCGTGTCCGGACGGGTGCGGTTCGCGTTGCGGACGAAGGGCAACGACGGCCTGCTCGGCCCGTCGAGGCTGCAGGTCACCGACACGACGCTGCTCGGTTCGAACGGTGCCCAGGGCTCCGACGACGAGGGATACGAGGCCCGTTCGTTGCGCACCGGGAGGCGCAGCTGGACCTATCGCGCACCGTCGGGCTGCGTGCTGCACCAGGGGCTGAACAGTGCGCGGGCGCTGCCGGCGGGCCTTGTGGTCTTCCTGCTCTGCGGGGCCGGCGAAGGCCCGGCGAACGCCACCGTGCAGTTGCTCGACGGGGCGACCGGCCACGTGCGGTGGCACCACACGACCCGGTTGCCGAGCCGCTTGGACCTCGTCACCACCGTCTCGAGCGGGGGTGACCTGGTCTACGCGGCCTACGTCGAGGGCGCGCACTCCCGCAGCGTCCTGCTCGACACGGCGACGGGAGCCGTCGTCCGGGGCTTCGCAGTCGATTCGACGACCGCCCCGATCGTCGCGCACGACGCGACCACCGGGGCCGGGCGCGGATTGCGCGACATCCGTACGAGACGGGTTCTGCTTCCCCCCGGGCCACCGGCGAACTGTGCCTCCGCCGAGCTCGGCGCGGTGCTGGCCCGTTCGGTCGTCTGCGCGGAGCGCGCGCCCACCGCCGGCGCCGACGAGAAGGGCATCGTGCAGGTGCGCACCGCCGACTACGGCAGCGCCCGCTTCCAGCACACGATCACCGTCCGCCTCGGTGGCCCGTTCCCGAAGCGGACCTCCGTGACCGAGCCGGCACGGCTGGTCGCGGCGCCGGGCGCGGTGGTGCTGGCCGACACCGCATCGGTGGGCGCGAACGGGACGTCGGTCGTCGTCGGGCTGCGCTGA
- the purS gene encoding phosphoribosylformylglycinamidine synthase subunit PurS: MARVVVDVVLKPEILDPQGQAILGALGRLGVTGVTGVRQGKHFELEVEDALDGDALARIADTLLANPVIENYSIRRV, from the coding sequence GTGGCCCGCGTGGTCGTTGATGTCGTGCTGAAGCCCGAGATCCTGGACCCGCAGGGTCAGGCCATCCTCGGCGCGCTCGGCCGCCTCGGCGTGACGGGCGTGACCGGCGTCCGTCAGGGCAAGCACTTCGAGCTCGAGGTCGAGGACGCGCTCGACGGCGACGCGCTCGCGCGGATCGCCGACACGCTGCTCGCGAACCCCGTCATCGAGAACTACTCGATCCGGCGGGTCTGA
- a CDS encoding amidase, producing the protein MTAARPGTAAAIAAAVRAGTYSAREAVELALRRIEEVDGGIEAYREVRVFAALREADLVDARPDRDRLALAGVPVAVKDNVPVTGEALRNGSAATDDTPRTSDHEVVRRLRAAGAVVVGLTNTPELCVFGTTDSAAAVTRNPWNRRVSPGGSSGGAAAAVAAATVPVAHGNDGMGSIRIPAACCGLVGLKPGSGVVPADLGNGSWFGMAENGPLATTVQDAALTFAVMADRPVAPLADPAPLRVAVSVRAPVVGTPVHPDWVAAARTTGDALAAAGHRVRTAEVPYPARLVLSQAVRWTAGTELDARLVADRSRLQVRTARHAALGRAALRLGLPREQGRTSWRSRAERFFTDHDVLVTPALAQSPPRARAWSERGWLANVWSNARYAPFAAPWNLAGWPALTLPTGEPGPTGTPLAVQLVCPPGGEDTLLALAAQLERARPWRRTVDDLG; encoded by the coding sequence ATGACCGCAGCCCGGCCGGGGACGGCCGCCGCCATCGCCGCCGCCGTGCGCGCGGGCACCTATTCGGCGCGGGAGGCGGTCGAGCTCGCGCTGCGCCGGATCGAGGAGGTCGACGGCGGGATCGAGGCCTACCGCGAGGTGCGGGTGTTCGCCGCGCTGCGCGAGGCCGACCTCGTGGACGCGCGACCCGACCGCGACCGGCTCGCGCTGGCCGGCGTCCCGGTCGCGGTGAAGGACAACGTGCCGGTGACGGGCGAGGCGTTGCGCAACGGCTCGGCGGCGACGGACGACACGCCCCGCACGAGCGACCACGAGGTCGTGCGCCGGCTGCGCGCCGCCGGGGCCGTGGTCGTCGGGCTGACGAACACCCCCGAGCTGTGCGTCTTCGGCACCACCGACTCGGCTGCCGCCGTCACGCGCAATCCGTGGAACCGGCGGGTGAGCCCGGGCGGGTCGTCCGGGGGCGCCGCCGCCGCGGTGGCCGCCGCCACGGTGCCGGTCGCGCACGGCAACGACGGCATGGGCTCCATCCGCATCCCGGCGGCGTGCTGCGGCCTGGTGGGGCTGAAGCCGGGGAGCGGTGTCGTCCCGGCCGACCTCGGCAACGGGTCGTGGTTCGGCATGGCCGAGAACGGCCCGCTCGCGACGACGGTGCAGGACGCCGCCCTGACCTTCGCCGTGATGGCCGACCGTCCGGTCGCCCCGCTCGCCGACCCCGCGCCGCTCCGGGTGGCGGTCTCGGTGCGCGCTCCCGTCGTCGGCACCCCGGTGCATCCGGACTGGGTGGCCGCGGCCCGCACGACCGGCGACGCGCTGGCCGCGGCGGGCCACCGGGTCCGCACCGCCGAGGTGCCCTACCCGGCGAGGCTGGTGCTCTCGCAGGCCGTCCGGTGGACGGCGGGGACGGAGCTGGACGCCCGGCTCGTGGCCGACCGGTCACGCCTGCAGGTGCGGACCGCGCGCCACGCCGCGCTCGGCCGCGCGGCGTTGCGTCTCGGCCTGCCGCGGGAGCAGGGCCGGACGTCCTGGCGCAGCCGGGCCGAGCGGTTCTTCACCGACCACGACGTGCTGGTGACGCCCGCGCTCGCCCAGTCCCCGCCGCGGGCCCGCGCGTGGAGCGAACGGGGCTGGCTGGCCAACGTCTGGTCGAACGCGCGCTACGCCCCGTTCGCCGCGCCGTGGAACCTGGCGGGGTGGCCGGCGTTGACGCTGCCCACCGGCGAACCCGGCCCCACCGGCACGCCGCTGGCCGTGCAGCTCGTGTGCCCGCCGGGCGGGGAGGACACGCTGCTGGCCCTGGCCGCCCAGCTCGAGCGCGCCCGGCCCTGGCGGCGGACGGTCGACGACCTCGGCTGA
- a CDS encoding DUF1501 domain-containing protein yields MDTVTRRRFLLASGVTGAAGLAAGAAALDHRTLQLRAAETPLAGDANVLVLVTLYGGNDGLNTVVPYGDKAYQDGRPDLAYAESAVHRLGDGLGLNPALKGMAGLWAERRLAIVRGVGYPRPDFSHFRSMDIWQTASPTTPVPTGWIGRWLDATGDDPVRAVNVGSVLAPAAVGARCTAAALDADQARLRAAFAPAVTQLAVPASGEKPARAAVRTSYRNERTVATTFATALGPSAPRQGSGQGGGASRKAGHSGQSSNALADQLTFVGRCVRAGVPTRVYLVSLGGFDTHADEKGTQEKLLSTLDEAVAGFVTDMAADERGRRVVVAVYSEFGRRVVANGGDGTDHGTAGPVFVAGAPVRGGFYGEQPSLTDLDDGNLKSSVDFRAVYGELVHRVLASDPHAVLDTVPAELGFLA; encoded by the coding sequence ATGGACACCGTGACCCGCCGCCGCTTCCTGCTCGCCTCCGGCGTCACCGGTGCCGCCGGCCTCGCTGCCGGAGCGGCCGCCCTCGATCATCGGACGTTGCAGCTGCGGGCGGCCGAGACGCCGCTGGCCGGGGACGCGAACGTCCTCGTCCTGGTGACCCTGTACGGCGGCAACGACGGCCTGAACACCGTGGTGCCCTACGGCGACAAGGCCTATCAGGACGGCCGTCCCGACCTCGCGTACGCGGAGTCGGCCGTGCACCGTCTCGGCGACGGCCTCGGCCTCAACCCGGCGCTGAAGGGTATGGCCGGCCTCTGGGCCGAGCGCCGTCTCGCGATCGTCCGCGGCGTCGGGTACCCCCGGCCCGACTTCAGCCACTTCCGCTCGATGGACATCTGGCAGACCGCGTCGCCGACGACCCCCGTCCCCACCGGATGGATCGGACGATGGCTGGACGCGACGGGTGACGACCCCGTCCGAGCGGTCAACGTCGGCTCGGTGCTCGCCCCGGCGGCGGTCGGGGCCCGGTGCACCGCTGCGGCGCTCGACGCCGATCAGGCCCGGCTACGGGCCGCCTTCGCGCCTGCGGTCACCCAGCTCGCGGTACCGGCGTCGGGCGAGAAGCCGGCGCGGGCCGCCGTCCGAACCTCGTACCGCAACGAGCGGACGGTCGCGACGACGTTCGCGACCGCGCTCGGGCCGTCCGCGCCGCGTCAGGGGTCGGGGCAGGGCGGCGGCGCGAGCAGGAAGGCCGGGCACAGCGGCCAGTCCTCGAACGCCCTGGCCGACCAGCTCACCTTCGTCGGGCGGTGCGTCAGGGCCGGCGTCCCCACCCGGGTGTATCTCGTGAGCCTCGGTGGCTTCGACACGCACGCGGACGAGAAGGGGACGCAGGAGAAGTTGCTGAGCACCCTCGACGAGGCGGTCGCCGGGTTCGTGACCGACATGGCTGCCGACGAGCGCGGCCGTCGGGTGGTCGTGGCCGTCTACTCCGAGTTCGGGCGCCGGGTCGTCGCGAACGGCGGCGACGGCACCGACCACGGAACGGCCGGGCCCGTGTTCGTCGCGGGCGCCCCGGTGCGCGGCGGGTTCTACGGCGAACAGCCGTCGCTGACCGACCTCGACGACGGCAATCTCAAGTCCTCGGTCGACTTCCGGGCCGTGTACGGCGAGCTCGTCCACCGGGTCCTGGCGAGCGACCCCCACGCCGTGCTCGACACCGTGCCTGCCGAACTCGGGTTCCTCGCCTGA